In a single window of the Nocardiopsis composta genome:
- a CDS encoding response regulator: protein MRILVVDDDTQIIRAMRINLRARGYEVDTAADGAAALRAVAEHHPDVVLLDLGLPDMEGGEVIEALRGWTSVPIIVLSARHSASEKVRSLDQGADDYVTKPFGMDELLARIRAAQRRSVPVEEAPVVATDSFTVDLGAKRVVRDGEEVRLTPTEWHILEILARNAGRLVSQRRLLHDVWGPVYQSETNYLRVYMAQLRRKLEPDPAHPVHLITEAGMGYRFEKGPSAGQGAPAKG, encoded by the coding sequence ATGCGGATTCTCGTCGTCGACGACGACACCCAGATCATCCGGGCCATGCGGATCAATCTGCGGGCCCGCGGCTACGAGGTGGACACCGCGGCCGACGGCGCGGCGGCGCTGCGCGCGGTGGCCGAGCACCACCCCGACGTCGTCCTGCTCGACCTGGGGCTGCCGGACATGGAGGGCGGCGAGGTGATCGAGGCGCTGCGCGGCTGGACGTCGGTGCCGATCATCGTGCTGTCCGCGCGCCACTCGGCCAGCGAGAAGGTGCGCTCGCTGGACCAGGGGGCGGACGACTACGTCACCAAGCCGTTCGGGATGGACGAGCTGCTGGCCCGGATCCGCGCGGCGCAGCGCCGCTCGGTGCCGGTGGAGGAGGCGCCGGTGGTGGCCACCGACTCCTTCACCGTGGACCTGGGCGCCAAGCGGGTGGTCCGGGACGGCGAGGAGGTGCGGCTCACCCCCACCGAGTGGCACATCCTGGAGATCCTGGCGCGCAACGCGGGCCGGCTGGTCAGCCAGCGCCGGCTGCTGCACGACGTGTGGGGCCCGGTCTACCAGAGCGAGACCAACTACCTGCGGGTCTACATGGCGCAGCTGCGCCGCAAACTGGAGCCGGACCCGGCCCACCCGGTGCACCTGATCACCGAGGCCGGCATGGGCTACCGGTTCGAGAAGGGCCCCTCCGCCGGCCAGGGCGCGCCGGCGAAGGGGTGA
- a CDS encoding DUF305 domain-containing protein has translation MAPNKRVFLLPAALASALLLSACGGSPEGSGGPAGDGAAPSAEFNSADVMFAQMMIPHHEQALEMAELAEGRSGPEVGDLAERIEEAQGPEIEQLTAMLDEWGEPVEAEMDHEMDGMLTEEQLADLEAADGDAFDELFLEQMIEHHEGAVEMAQTQLDEGVNAEATELATAVVEAQEAEISEMRGLLGEPSEAPASEDASGAGGGHSGH, from the coding sequence ATGGCACCGAACAAGCGCGTCTTCCTGCTGCCCGCGGCCCTGGCCTCGGCCCTGCTGCTGAGCGCCTGCGGGGGCTCCCCCGAGGGCTCCGGCGGGCCGGCCGGGGACGGGGCGGCCCCGTCCGCCGAGTTCAACTCCGCCGACGTCATGTTCGCCCAGATGATGATCCCCCACCACGAGCAGGCGCTGGAGATGGCCGAGCTGGCCGAGGGCCGGTCCGGCCCCGAGGTCGGCGACCTGGCCGAGCGGATCGAGGAGGCCCAGGGCCCGGAGATCGAGCAGCTCACCGCGATGCTGGATGAGTGGGGCGAGCCGGTCGAGGCCGAGATGGACCACGAGATGGACGGCATGCTCACCGAGGAGCAGCTGGCCGACCTTGAGGCCGCCGATGGGGACGCCTTCGACGAGCTCTTCCTGGAACAGATGATCGAGCACCACGAGGGCGCGGTGGAGATGGCGCAGACCCAGCTCGACGAGGGGGTCAACGCCGAGGCGACCGAGCTGGCCACCGCCGTGGTCGAGGCGCAGGAGGCGGAGATCTCCGAGATGCGCGGCCTGCTCGGCGAGCCCTCTGAGGCGCCCGCCTCCGAGGACGCGAGCGGTGCGGGCGGCGGCCACTCCGGCCACTGA
- a CDS encoding aminoglycoside phosphotransferase family protein, whose protein sequence is MSDLTAQFVDDRQRQRLLRRFGTGATGWLAGLPALVESLAEQWKLTVEGPAPHGRTSVVLHCRRLDGSPAIMKISPDAGLGVSEARVLRLWADTRRVPEVWAVDEERGALLLEAIGDGSTVAMTGTVPPMAEIGALIADLHAVPMSSRERMELNPLVSRVGFLFDMWERRRTEGPAADLVPASLLHHGHAWARALANGSDGDDAVPLHGDLHPGNVLDGGPERGLVAVDPRACLGDPAADGVDWVLWRSQSAEEARRRAAELAPAIGVAEKRLLEWCSAFAPLFAVAFADRGRGDTPEFRLMMEAASAGL, encoded by the coding sequence ATGAGCGACCTCACAGCGCAGTTCGTCGATGACAGGCAGCGACAGCGCCTGCTACGCAGGTTCGGTACCGGTGCGACCGGGTGGCTGGCCGGGCTGCCCGCCCTGGTGGAATCGCTCGCCGAGCAGTGGAAGCTGACCGTGGAGGGCCCCGCCCCGCACGGCCGCACCTCGGTGGTGCTGCACTGCCGGCGGCTGGACGGCTCCCCCGCCATCATGAAGATCTCCCCCGACGCGGGCCTGGGCGTCTCCGAGGCGCGGGTGCTGCGGCTGTGGGCCGACACCCGCCGCGTCCCCGAGGTGTGGGCGGTCGACGAAGAGCGCGGCGCGCTCCTGCTGGAGGCCATCGGCGACGGCAGCACCGTGGCGATGACCGGCACCGTCCCCCCGATGGCCGAGATCGGCGCCCTCATCGCCGACCTGCACGCGGTGCCGATGTCCAGCCGCGAGCGGATGGAGCTCAACCCCCTGGTCAGCCGGGTCGGCTTCCTCTTCGACATGTGGGAGCGGCGGCGCACCGAAGGCCCGGCGGCCGACCTGGTCCCGGCGTCGCTGCTGCACCACGGGCACGCCTGGGCGCGCGCCCTGGCCAACGGCTCCGACGGGGACGACGCCGTCCCGCTCCACGGCGACCTGCACCCGGGCAACGTGCTGGACGGCGGCCCGGAGCGCGGGCTGGTCGCCGTCGACCCGCGGGCCTGCCTCGGCGACCCGGCGGCCGACGGCGTCGACTGGGTGCTGTGGCGCTCGCAGAGCGCCGAGGAGGCGCGGCGCCGCGCGGCGGAGCTGGCCCCGGCCATCGGCGTCGCGGAGAAGCGGCTGCTGGAGTGGTGCAGCGCGTTCGCGCCGCTGTTCGCGGTGGCCTTCGCCGACCGCGGCCGCGGCGACACCCCGGAGTTCCGGCTGATGATGGAGGCGGCCTCCGCCGGGCTGTGA
- a CDS encoding glycerophosphodiester phosphodiesterase family protein: protein MRPSATAPKWIALTTGLLSAAALAAPAPAAAEPVRPADGEQATDAPWVIAHRGASAYRPEHTMAAYKLALKQGADVIEPDLVPTSDGHLVSRHENELGGTTDVAERPEFADRKTTKVIDGQEVTGWFTEDFTLKELRTLRAVERIPDIRPGNTRYDGKYKVPTWEEIVTAWKKAVRHPEYADVKLIPELKHGAYFDSIGLDTERILADSLTEHGLDGADAPVIVQSFEPDSAREVDSLVDTPVVQLISPAQPELTTPEGLDEVAAYADAIGPELSLVLPIGEDGLAGEPTPLVGDAHDRDLLVTPYTLRSENSFLPEGYRRGEDPTAYGDYLAYYTEVLETGVDGVFSDSPDHLREARDRYLEDQG, encoded by the coding sequence ATGCGGCCCAGCGCCACCGCACCGAAGTGGATCGCCCTCACCACCGGACTGCTCAGCGCGGCGGCACTGGCCGCCCCGGCCCCGGCCGCCGCCGAGCCGGTCCGCCCCGCCGACGGGGAGCAGGCCACCGACGCACCGTGGGTGATCGCGCACCGGGGCGCCTCGGCCTACCGGCCCGAGCACACCATGGCCGCCTACAAGCTGGCGCTGAAGCAGGGCGCCGACGTCATCGAGCCGGACCTGGTGCCCACCTCCGACGGCCACCTGGTCTCCCGGCACGAGAACGAGCTGGGCGGCACCACCGACGTCGCCGAGCGCCCGGAGTTCGCCGACCGGAAGACCACCAAGGTCATCGACGGCCAGGAGGTCACCGGCTGGTTCACCGAGGACTTCACCCTCAAGGAGCTCCGCACGCTGCGCGCGGTCGAGCGGATCCCCGACATCCGCCCGGGCAACACCCGCTACGACGGCAAGTACAAGGTGCCCACCTGGGAGGAGATCGTCACCGCCTGGAAGAAGGCGGTGCGGCACCCCGAGTACGCCGATGTGAAGCTGATCCCCGAGCTCAAGCACGGCGCCTACTTCGACTCGATCGGCCTGGACACCGAGCGGATCCTCGCCGACTCGCTGACCGAGCACGGACTGGACGGCGCGGACGCCCCGGTCATCGTGCAGTCCTTCGAGCCGGACAGCGCCCGCGAGGTCGACTCCCTGGTGGACACCCCCGTGGTGCAGCTGATCAGCCCGGCCCAACCAGAGCTCACCACCCCCGAGGGCCTGGACGAGGTGGCGGCCTACGCCGACGCGATCGGCCCCGAGCTGAGCCTGGTGCTGCCGATCGGCGAGGACGGCCTGGCCGGCGAGCCGACGCCGCTGGTCGGCGACGCGCACGACCGCGACCTGCTGGTCACGCCGTACACGCTGCGCAGCGAGAACTCCTTCCTCCCCGAGGGGTACCGCCGGGGAGAGGACCCCACGGCCTACGGCGACTACCTCGCCTACTACACCGAGGTGCTGGAGACCGGGGTGGACGGCGTCTTCTCGGACAGCCCCGACCACCTCCGCGAGGCCCGCGACCGGTACCTGGAGGACCAGGGCTGA
- a CDS encoding DUF6153 family protein produces the protein MGRWPLEGRGAPPWLRLLVLLCVLFGVAAMHTLGHLESHGHHGAPPAAAADQAHPDAAAGHASSSGHSSPGGDGTPLPPLDPASVCLALAAVFTALLATAAAHARSPLPPALFRAPQAPSAPAAQRPPAPPSLAALQVLRI, from the coding sequence ATGGGACGCTGGCCGCTCGAGGGTCGCGGAGCCCCGCCGTGGCTCCGCCTCCTCGTGCTGCTCTGCGTCCTGTTCGGCGTCGCCGCCATGCACACGCTGGGACATCTGGAATCCCACGGGCACCACGGCGCACCGCCGGCCGCGGCCGCGGATCAGGCCCATCCGGACGCGGCGGCCGGGCACGCGTCCTCTTCCGGCCACTCCTCCCCCGGCGGGGACGGCACGCCGCTGCCCCCGCTGGATCCGGCCTCGGTCTGCCTGGCGCTCGCCGCGGTGTTCACCGCGCTGCTGGCCACCGCGGCCGCACACGCCCGGTCCCCGCTGCCGCCCGCCCTGTTCCGGGCGCCCCAGGCGCCGTCGGCGCCGGCCGCGCAGCGGCCTCCCGCTCCCCCGTCCCTCGCCGCCCTGCAGGTGCTGCGGATCTAG
- a CDS encoding heavy metal translocating P-type ATPase — protein sequence MVSEHDGHAGHGGAHGAPPGPAHAGPHGHAGHGAHDRHGGRPDGGDAGHGPHAGHSDHAGHGGHPSHAGHGDHAAVFRTRFWWSLLLAAPVVATSHMIAGWFGYHVPTGLGWVPPVLGSVVFGYGGWPFLSGAAAELRSRRPGMMTLVAMAITVAFGASLLASFGVVGMELDFWWELVLLVAIMLLGHWLEMRALGQASGALEALTALLPDTAERIGQDGGAVPVPVSELRAGDTVLVRSGGRVPADGTVTEGGAAMDESMITGESRTVSRGPGSRVVAGTVATDSSVRVLVDAVGEDTALAGIRRLVSEAQDSRSRAQALADRAAALLFWFALAAGVLTAVVWAALGSPTDAVTRTVTVLVIACPHALGLAIPLVVSISTAKSARAGILVKDRLALERTRLVDTVLFDKTGTLTKGRPAVTSAAAADGWTTDRVLALAGAAESDSEHPLARAIVRAAGERGPVPRAHGFRSATGRGVHAVVDGDEVAVGGPGLLSDLGLAEPAELSGSTAAWREAGSTVLHVVADGAIVGALALADEIRPESAEAVRGLHGRGVRVAMVTGDARSVADAVAAELGVDEVFAEVRPEQKDEVVRALQERGRTVAMVGDGVNDAPALARADVGMAIGAGTDVAIESAGVVLASDDPRGVLSVRILSAASYTKMVQNLAWAAGYNLLSVPLAAGALAPVGFVLPPAVGAVLMSLSTIVVALNAQLLRRVDLRPWAA from the coding sequence ATGGTCTCCGAACACGACGGGCACGCCGGCCACGGGGGTGCGCACGGGGCCCCGCCCGGGCCCGCGCACGCCGGGCCGCACGGGCACGCCGGCCACGGCGCGCACGACCGGCACGGCGGACGCCCGGACGGCGGGGACGCCGGGCACGGCCCGCACGCCGGCCACTCCGACCACGCGGGGCACGGCGGCCACCCGAGCCATGCCGGGCACGGAGACCACGCCGCGGTGTTCCGCACCCGGTTCTGGTGGAGCCTGCTGCTCGCCGCCCCGGTCGTGGCGACCAGCCACATGATCGCCGGCTGGTTCGGCTACCACGTGCCGACCGGGCTGGGCTGGGTCCCGCCGGTGCTGGGCAGCGTCGTCTTCGGCTACGGCGGCTGGCCGTTCCTCTCCGGGGCCGCCGCCGAGCTGCGGTCCCGGCGGCCGGGGATGATGACGCTGGTCGCGATGGCGATCACCGTCGCCTTCGGCGCCAGCCTGCTCGCCTCGTTCGGCGTGGTCGGCATGGAGTTGGATTTCTGGTGGGAGCTGGTGCTGCTGGTCGCGATCATGCTGCTCGGCCACTGGCTGGAGATGCGCGCCCTCGGCCAGGCCTCGGGCGCCCTGGAGGCGCTGACCGCACTGCTCCCGGACACCGCCGAGCGGATCGGCCAGGACGGCGGCGCCGTCCCGGTGCCCGTCTCCGAGCTGCGCGCCGGCGACACCGTGCTGGTCCGCTCCGGCGGGCGGGTGCCCGCCGACGGGACCGTCACCGAGGGCGGCGCCGCAATGGACGAGTCGATGATCACCGGCGAGTCGCGCACCGTCTCCCGCGGGCCCGGTTCCCGGGTGGTCGCGGGCACGGTGGCCACCGACTCCTCGGTCCGGGTGCTGGTGGACGCGGTCGGCGAGGACACCGCGCTGGCCGGCATCCGGCGGCTGGTCTCCGAGGCGCAGGACTCCCGATCCCGGGCGCAGGCGCTGGCCGACCGGGCGGCGGCGCTGCTGTTCTGGTTCGCGCTCGCCGCGGGGGTGCTGACCGCCGTGGTCTGGGCCGCCCTGGGCAGCCCGACCGACGCGGTCACCCGGACGGTGACGGTGCTGGTCATCGCCTGCCCGCACGCGCTGGGCCTGGCCATCCCGCTGGTCGTGTCGATCTCCACGGCCAAGTCGGCGCGCGCCGGCATCCTGGTCAAGGACCGGCTCGCCCTGGAGCGGACCCGGCTGGTGGACACCGTGCTGTTCGACAAGACCGGCACCCTGACCAAGGGCCGCCCCGCGGTGACCTCCGCGGCCGCCGCGGACGGCTGGACCACCGACCGGGTTCTGGCGCTGGCCGGCGCCGCCGAGTCCGACTCCGAGCACCCGCTGGCCCGGGCGATCGTCCGCGCCGCCGGGGAGCGCGGGCCGGTTCCGCGGGCGCACGGCTTCCGCTCGGCGACCGGCCGCGGCGTGCACGCCGTGGTGGACGGCGACGAGGTCGCGGTGGGCGGACCGGGGCTCCTGTCCGACCTGGGCCTGGCCGAGCCGGCGGAGCTGTCCGGCTCCACCGCCGCCTGGCGGGAGGCCGGGTCGACGGTGCTGCACGTGGTCGCGGACGGCGCGATCGTCGGGGCCCTGGCACTGGCCGACGAGATCCGCCCCGAATCGGCCGAGGCCGTCCGCGGCCTGCACGGGCGCGGCGTCCGGGTCGCCATGGTGACCGGCGACGCGCGCAGCGTGGCCGACGCGGTCGCCGCCGAACTCGGTGTGGACGAAGTGTTCGCCGAGGTCCGGCCGGAGCAGAAGGACGAGGTGGTGCGGGCCCTGCAGGAGCGCGGGCGGACCGTGGCGATGGTCGGCGACGGGGTGAACGACGCCCCGGCGCTGGCCCGCGCCGACGTCGGGATGGCGATCGGCGCCGGGACCGACGTGGCGATCGAGTCGGCCGGGGTGGTGCTCGCCTCCGACGACCCGCGGGGCGTGCTGTCGGTGCGGATCCTGTCCGCCGCGAGCTACACCAAGATGGTGCAGAACCTGGCCTGGGCCGCCGGGTACAACCTGCTCTCGGTCCCGCTGGCGGCCGGGGCGCTGGCCCCGGTGGGGTTCGTACTCCCGCCGGCGGTAGGGGCGGTGCTGATGAGCCTGTCCACCATCGTGGTGGCGCTCAACGCCCAGCTGCTGCGCCGGGTGGACCTGCGCCCCTGGGCCGCCTGA
- a CDS encoding ATP-binding protein translates to MTRGRLRIYLGAAPGVGKTYAALCEARRRRDRGTDVVLALVQEHGRERTAAAAEGLERVPPRRTEHQGVVSQEVDVEAVLRRAPEVAVVDELARANAPGARNAKRWQDVEELLEAGIDVVSTLNIQHLESLNDVIMQITGTRQSETIPDEIVRRADQIELCDMSPYALRRRMSHGNIYPAEKIDAALSNYFREGNLTALRELALLWVADRVDEGLSRYRGQHQIRHTWEARERIVVALTGGPEGETLIRRAARIAARARGGQPQPSHLMAVHVVAASGLAHGPTRELARQKRLLAELGGTYHQVIGEDVATSLLEFARGVNATQIVLGSSRRRGWQYVFGPGVGATVARESGDIDVHIVTHEEVGRGRGLLPPLRGTLGRARVAWGWVLALALPPVIAGLLRLPPLDALGLTTDMLCFLTGTVAVALVGGLWPALASALWGSLLLNLLFTPPWRDLTVNEADNAVALAVFVLVALLVSFVVDLSNRNSIQAARARSEAGTLALLASSVLASQEPLRALMVRIREAFAQRSVTLLEQLDDGAWRVVENYGDAPCTDPEQADALVSVSDSLALALRGHMITASDRKFLNAFASHIGIALERQRLARDAAQARRQAAGNKIRTALLAAVSHDLRTPLTSIKASVSSLRSTDLQLDETDRAELLENIEEATDRLDGLVGNLLDMSRLQTDTVQPKMREVGLEEVVPATLIGIPPDTVAVDVPDSLPRVWADRGLLERAVANVVQNAVRYNPPGGPPVRVAASAHGDTVELRVVDHGPGVADPHKERIFEAFQRLGDAPRGTGIGLGLAVARGFSEAMDAALTPEDTPGGGLTMVFTLPRCAPLDAPAPGGGHDGGGGSGAEEEHPAQRTEDG, encoded by the coding sequence GTGACACGGGGACGACTGCGCATCTACCTCGGGGCGGCCCCCGGGGTGGGCAAGACCTATGCCGCGCTGTGCGAGGCGCGGCGGCGGCGCGACCGGGGGACCGACGTGGTGCTGGCGCTGGTCCAGGAGCACGGCCGGGAGCGGACCGCCGCTGCCGCCGAAGGGCTGGAGCGGGTACCCCCGCGCCGGACCGAGCACCAGGGCGTCGTCTCCCAGGAGGTCGACGTCGAGGCGGTGCTGCGGCGCGCCCCGGAGGTCGCGGTGGTCGACGAGCTCGCCCGGGCCAACGCGCCCGGCGCGCGCAACGCCAAGCGCTGGCAGGACGTCGAGGAGCTGCTCGAGGCGGGGATCGACGTCGTCTCCACGCTGAACATCCAGCACCTGGAGTCGCTCAACGACGTGATCATGCAGATCACCGGGACGCGGCAGAGCGAGACCATCCCCGATGAGATCGTCCGCCGCGCCGACCAGATCGAGCTGTGCGACATGTCGCCCTACGCACTGCGCCGCCGCATGTCGCACGGGAACATCTACCCGGCGGAGAAGATCGACGCCGCGCTCTCCAACTACTTCCGCGAGGGCAACCTCACCGCGCTGCGCGAGCTGGCCCTGCTCTGGGTGGCCGACCGGGTCGACGAAGGACTCTCCCGGTACCGCGGCCAGCACCAGATCCGGCACACCTGGGAGGCCCGGGAGCGGATCGTGGTGGCGCTCACCGGCGGCCCGGAGGGCGAGACGCTGATCCGCCGGGCCGCGCGGATCGCCGCCCGCGCCCGCGGCGGCCAGCCGCAGCCCAGCCACCTGATGGCGGTGCACGTGGTGGCCGCCTCCGGGCTGGCGCACGGCCCCACCCGCGAGCTGGCCCGGCAGAAGCGGCTCCTCGCCGAGCTGGGCGGCACCTACCACCAGGTCATCGGGGAGGACGTGGCGACCTCGCTGCTGGAGTTCGCGCGCGGGGTGAACGCCACCCAGATCGTGCTCGGCTCGTCCCGGCGGCGCGGCTGGCAGTACGTGTTCGGCCCCGGGGTGGGGGCCACGGTGGCGCGCGAGTCCGGCGACATCGACGTGCACATCGTCACGCACGAGGAGGTGGGGCGCGGCCGCGGCCTGCTGCCGCCGCTCCGCGGCACCCTGGGCCGGGCCCGGGTCGCCTGGGGCTGGGTGCTGGCCCTGGCGCTGCCGCCGGTGATCGCCGGGCTGCTCCGGCTGCCCCCGCTGGACGCCCTCGGCCTCACCACCGACATGCTCTGCTTCCTCACCGGGACGGTGGCGGTGGCGCTGGTCGGCGGGCTGTGGCCGGCGCTGGCCTCGGCACTGTGGGGCAGCCTGCTGCTCAACCTGCTGTTCACCCCGCCCTGGCGCGACCTCACCGTGAACGAGGCGGACAACGCCGTCGCGCTCGCGGTCTTCGTTCTGGTGGCGCTCCTGGTCTCGTTCGTGGTGGACCTGTCCAACCGCAACTCCATCCAGGCCGCGCGGGCCCGCTCCGAGGCCGGCACGCTGGCCCTGCTGGCGAGCAGCGTGCTCGCCTCCCAGGAGCCGCTGCGCGCGCTGATGGTGCGGATCCGCGAGGCGTTCGCGCAGCGCTCGGTCACCCTGCTGGAGCAGCTCGACGACGGCGCCTGGCGGGTGGTGGAGAACTACGGCGACGCGCCGTGCACCGACCCGGAGCAGGCCGACGCCCTGGTGTCGGTGAGCGACTCGCTGGCGCTGGCGCTGCGCGGGCACATGATCACCGCCTCGGACCGCAAGTTCCTCAACGCCTTCGCCAGCCACATCGGCATCGCGCTGGAGCGGCAGCGGCTGGCCCGGGACGCCGCGCAGGCCCGCAGGCAGGCCGCCGGCAACAAGATCCGCACCGCGCTGCTCGCCGCGGTCTCGCACGACCTGCGCACCCCGCTCACCTCGATCAAGGCCAGCGTGTCCAGCCTGCGCTCCACCGATCTGCAGCTGGACGAGACCGACCGGGCCGAGCTGCTGGAGAACATCGAGGAGGCCACCGACCGGCTGGACGGGCTGGTGGGCAACCTGCTGGACATGAGCCGGCTGCAGACCGACACCGTGCAGCCGAAGATGCGCGAGGTGGGCCTGGAGGAGGTGGTGCCCGCCACGCTCATCGGGATCCCGCCGGACACCGTCGCGGTGGACGTGCCCGACTCGCTGCCGCGGGTGTGGGCCGACCGCGGGCTGCTGGAGCGGGCGGTGGCCAACGTGGTGCAGAACGCGGTGCGCTACAACCCGCCGGGCGGCCCGCCGGTGCGGGTCGCCGCCAGCGCGCACGGCGACACCGTCGAGCTGCGCGTGGTGGACCACGGGCCGGGGGTGGCCGACCCGCACAAGGAGCGGATCTTCGAGGCGTTCCAGCGGCTCGGCGACGCGCCGCGGGGCACCGGGATCGGCCTGGGGCTGGCCGTGGCGCGCGGGTTCAGCGAGGCGATGGACGCCGCGCTCACCCCGGAGGACACCCCGGGCGGCGGTCTCACCATGGTCTTCACCCTGCCGCGCTGCGCCCCGCTGGACGCGCCCGCCCCCGGAGGGGGCCATGATGGGGGCGGCGGTTCCGGTGCCGAGGAGGAGCACCCCGCCCAAAGGACCGAGGACGGCTGA
- a CDS encoding sirohydrochlorin chelatase: MVPTMVLVADDKQDAQRGESLRELADAVAARGEAPVVPAFGSAAAVQAAVDRVDGPKVLTPAYVAGGDVASAELFSGFQVTGRGDVYATDPLGAVPSIVADLAGRLADGGWAPGDGVVLAADGGTGQPERQTVADVARMLSRRLGSPVQVGYLNSWAPTVADAVDRLRRGGRRVAIGAWRLVEDGDHERLRELGEVVTAPLWPADIVVDTLLARHRAAKARLAA, translated from the coding sequence ATGGTACCCACGATGGTGCTCGTTGCCGACGATAAGCAGGACGCCCAGCGCGGGGAATCCCTGCGCGAACTGGCGGACGCGGTCGCGGCGCGGGGCGAGGCCCCGGTCGTCCCCGCCTTCGGCTCCGCCGCCGCGGTGCAGGCCGCCGTGGACCGGGTCGACGGCCCCAAGGTCCTCACCCCGGCCTACGTCGCCGGGGGAGACGTCGCCAGCGCCGAGCTCTTCTCCGGCTTCCAGGTGACCGGCCGGGGCGACGTGTACGCCACCGACCCGCTGGGCGCGGTCCCCTCGATCGTCGCCGACCTCGCCGGACGCCTCGCCGACGGAGGGTGGGCGCCGGGCGACGGCGTGGTGCTGGCCGCCGACGGGGGCACCGGCCAGCCGGAGCGCCAGACCGTCGCGGACGTCGCCCGGATGCTCAGCCGCCGGCTCGGCTCCCCGGTGCAGGTGGGCTACCTGAACTCGTGGGCGCCGACCGTGGCCGACGCGGTCGACCGGCTGCGCCGCGGCGGCCGCCGGGTCGCCATCGGCGCCTGGCGGCTGGTCGAGGACGGCGACCACGAGCGGCTCCGGGAACTCGGCGAGGTGGTCACCGCACCGCTGTGGCCCGCCGACATCGTGGTGGACACCCTGCTCGCCCGGCACCGGGCGGCGAAGGCGCGGCTGGCCGCCTGA
- a CDS encoding enoyl-CoA hydratase-related protein, whose protein sequence is MADAEWERDPEQQVLRELDGGVLVLTLNRPERLNAWTPAMEERLFDLMEEADSDPEVRAIVLTGAGRGFCAGADMEALASIGDGAQGGSGGRIEQPERPKHLPMLLRKPVIAAINGAAAGLGLVVALFADVRFGAEDAKLTTSFSRRGLVAEYGVAWRLPRLVGQGRAMDLLLSSRVLTGAEAERIGLIEHVLPRAQVLPAALDYARGLAADCSPASLAAIKGQVLRSAESGLDASVAEAVRLMPGAFAHPDFAEGVGAYLERRPPRFAPLPPRG, encoded by the coding sequence GTGGCCGACGCGGAATGGGAGCGCGACCCGGAACAGCAGGTGCTGCGCGAGCTCGACGGCGGGGTGCTGGTGCTCACCCTGAACCGGCCGGAGCGGCTCAACGCCTGGACCCCGGCGATGGAGGAGCGCCTGTTCGACCTGATGGAGGAGGCCGACTCCGACCCCGAGGTGCGCGCGATCGTGCTCACCGGGGCCGGCCGGGGCTTCTGCGCCGGGGCCGACATGGAGGCGCTCGCCTCCATCGGCGACGGCGCGCAGGGCGGCTCCGGCGGGCGGATCGAGCAGCCCGAGCGCCCCAAGCACCTGCCGATGCTGCTGCGCAAACCGGTGATCGCCGCGATCAACGGCGCCGCCGCCGGCCTGGGCCTGGTGGTCGCGCTCTTCGCCGACGTCCGGTTCGGCGCCGAGGACGCGAAGCTCACCACCTCGTTCAGCCGGCGCGGCCTGGTCGCCGAGTACGGCGTCGCCTGGCGGCTGCCCCGCCTGGTCGGCCAGGGGCGGGCGATGGACCTGCTGCTCTCCTCCCGGGTGCTGACCGGCGCCGAGGCCGAGCGGATCGGCCTGATCGAGCACGTGCTGCCCCGCGCGCAGGTGCTGCCCGCCGCCCTGGACTACGCCCGCGGCCTGGCGGCCGACTGCTCCCCCGCCTCGCTGGCCGCGATCAAGGGCCAGGTGCTGCGCTCCGCGGAGAGCGGCCTGGACGCCTCGGTCGCCGAGGCGGTGCGGCTGATGCCGGGCGCCTTCGCCCACCCCGACTTCGCCGAGGGCGTCGGCGCCTACCTGGAGCGCCGCCCGCCCCGCTTCGCGCCGCTGCCGCCCCGAGGATGA